Genomic window (Tenrec ecaudatus isolate mTenEca1 chromosome 16, mTenEca1.hap1, whole genome shotgun sequence):
AGttgtctctttttcttctccagcCAGGGAGTTGTTATGTTCTAATTCCTGGTCAATTTCACTCTGCAGTTTGTCCAACATGAACTCCAGTTTCTGGATCCTTTCCTCGGTCGGCAAGCCCCTGTACAGATCACGCCCGATTTCCTTCACGGCAATGAAGACGCTGTCATCCAGACCGCCCTCCTTTCTCACTAGCTTGATCCCGGCATTTCCTCGTTTAGAAGGACTATGGGGACCGCACACCTCTGTGTCACTGCCTTCGTTGTCTGACGTGTTGGGTGTGTGCTTGGGTGAAGGTTCTACTAAGTCAGTTCCTGGTTCTGCAAGGCGAGTTTTGGAGACTTGACGCAAATTTAACAAACGAGAGCTAGTGTTGATAATGTGTCTCGTCAAACCTGTCGTTTTATTGACAGACTTGCCAGCGTCGGCTTCGACTCGAGGCAAGCCTAAGACGGTATCCTGTCCTTCCAGCCGGAGGGTTTTCAGGGTCCGCTCCATTTGCCTGTCCATTGCCCCACAGAGAGGCGTCTCCGTTAGAcacttttcttgacattttttatgGCAAACATAAGCACAAAACATACACTGGGAAGCAGCTTTAGTCCATACTTTTTTCTTACAGTAATCACACCACGTTGGGTTCTGGAACTGGGTGTCCTGGAAGCTATGTTTATTTTCTGCTAAACTCATCTGTCCAACCAAGGGTTCCTCTTTGGGCAGAGCAGAAACCTCTTCGATCAAATgaagttccttttctttctctaaGCTAGTAACTAGGTGGTCCGGTTCACCTTCTTTCAAATATTTAAAGTGGATAGTGATGTCACCAAAGCAGAATTTGTCACTAAATCCCTTTTGGATACTCAGACTGCGTAGCGCAGTTCTAGTGGCCATTGCCTTGGGGGATGGGGCTTCCAATCTGAATTTCGAAAGGTATTCCATGTTTGATGTAGCTAAGCATCCTAAAGCCACCTCTTCAAGTTTCAAACTAATATGCCCCAAGCAAATGAGGCCCCCCAACTTGAAAGGATCCCGGCACCACAGTGCAATGTTTAAGTAACGGTGGCAGGCTTCTATGTCAAAGAAACAGGTTGCTCTGGCTCGTGTCCATTTTCCTAGCTTATTACGATAAGGAATTTCTGACGACTCCCAAGTCTGAGGGTCATCTGAACTGTCCTTAGTAGGGCAGGAACTTTCTGAAGGCAAGTCTTTAGCCACTTCTGGCTTCACTACAAACTGCTTCGGTGCAGCTGCCTCTTCTGGATGATCTGAGCTTTTTGCTTGCTTCTCGGCAGCTTTATCTGCAGCAGGCGGTGGCAGCACTTTCTCTGGCTTCTCAACAAGAACGTCGGGGTCCACCTGACTTGGAGGGTCAGCAGAAGGCAAAGGGACTTTCAGCTGTGGTCGTGGTGGCACAGGTGGTTTGAAAGAAGGTCCTGGGGTCGGTTTTGACACTGGTGCTGGGTCTGCTGTCTCAGAAGGTCTGGGGGCCAagggtttatttccttctttggaTGGAAGTTTTGGGGGTGGCAGGTGACTTCCTACAACTAATTTACGGCTTAGAACTGGTGATACCGTCCCCACAGGTTTAATGGCAAGTGAGGTTGGAGTACGTTTGGGACTGTGACTCACGGACTGGGTCTCATCTTTGAGCTCACTCTGTGTTCTGACATCACTTGCTAGGTCTTCAAATTCCAAATCTAGGTCTCTGttttcagcatccagtgacaaGCCCGCTGCTTCTTCTTCATAAGTTGGTTGGCCTGCGCTGGGGAGGAAGCTTTCATCCAGCTGGCCAAACTGATCTTGTAGCACTGCCCCTTGGCTATTCTGGCCAATGGGTCTTTCATAGTACACAAGGACGCGGTCACCAGCCTGCTTGATCAGCTTCAGCACCTGCAGTGTGGAGGTGATTTTCACACCTGCaataagatttttaaaaggaaaattatgTAAATTCCTATAGCAAAAATATCCCAAATTTGTGAAATACAATTGCCACAGCCTCATAATTATCTAACTAATGAGAAAGTAATAGGAAAGTCTTAGGCTATTTTACTTGGTTGGAGGGGAAGTGGGACTATATCCC
Coding sequences:
- the PDZD8 gene encoding PDZ domain-containing protein 8, which produces MGLPLMILAAAVLGSFLTLLAQFLLLYRRPPEPPPDEAARAGDGFRYLKPVPGLPLREYLYGGDGGGGGAEEPSAGAPEGGATPGPETPGPPTRETCYFLNATILFLFRELRDTALARRWVTKKIKVEFEELLQTKTAGRLLEGLSLRDVFLGEAVPFIKTVRLLRPVAPAAGAPPDGADGGELPAAPPEELAFEAELEYHGGFHLAIDVDLVFGKSAYLFVKLSRVVGRLRFVLTRVPFTHWFFSFVEDPLIDFEVRSQFEGRPMPQLTSIIVNQLKKIIKRKHTLPSYKIRFKPFFPFQTLQGFEEDEDEHIHIQQWALTEGRLKVTLIECSRLLIFGSYDREANIHCTLELSSGVWEEKQRSSIKTVELIKGNLQSVGLNLRLVQSTDGYAGHVIIETVAPNSPAAIADLQRGDRLIAIGGVKITSTLQVLKLIKQAGDRVLVYYERPIGQNSQGAVLQDQFGQLDESFLPSAGQPTYEEEAAGLSLDAENRDLDLEFEDLASDVRTQSELKDETQSVSHSPKRTPTSLAIKPVGTVSPVLSRKLVVGSHLPPPKLPSKEGNKPLAPRPSETADPAPVSKPTPGPSFKPPVPPRPQLKVPLPSADPPSQVDPDVLVEKPEKVLPPPAADKAAEKQAKSSDHPEEAAAPKQFVVKPEVAKDLPSESSCPTKDSSDDPQTWESSEIPYRNKLGKWTRARATCFFDIEACHRYLNIALWCRDPFKLGGLICLGHISLKLEEVALGCLATSNMEYLSKFRLEAPSPKAMATRTALRSLSIQKGFSDKFCFGDITIHFKYLKEGEPDHLVTSLEKEKELHLIEEVSALPKEEPLVGQMSLAENKHSFQDTQFQNPTWCDYCKKKVWTKAASQCMFCAYVCHKKCQEKCLTETPLCGAMDRQMERTLKTLRLEGQDTVLGLPRVEADAGKSVNKTTGLTRHIINTSSRLLNLRQVSKTRLAEPGTDLVEPSPKHTPNTSDNEGSDTEVCGPHSPSKRGNAGIKLVRKEGGLDDSVFIAVKEIGRDLYRGLPTEERIQKLEFMLDKLQSEIDQELEHNNSLAGEEKETTDARKKSLLSAALTKSSERLQALTLLMIHYRAGIEDVESLESLSLDQPSKKLNKYTDDTEEDLANEINQLIDAQPFSSMSDDLFGPSESV